A single window of Granulicella mallensis MP5ACTX8 DNA harbors:
- a CDS encoding vWA domain-containing protein, whose product MITFRRALLVSSLAALVAVPMFAQEMPSEGPLPTSALINAESKNGVPLDPAMLTLEINGHGTPLTGVTPVHPGGTQLAILIDDGLRGSFGLQLPDLKKFINDLPPGVQVMVGYMRNGTVQGTGFTTDHAAATSVLRLPISAPGVDSSPYFCLSEISKHWPSNKPAARFVMMITNGVDPYNGSTSILNQDSPYVQTAQEDAQRAGVAVYSIAFTEAGMRGRRGSFSGQSYLSQVAEATGGRSFYQGFGNPVSLGPFLDDFRKAINESYTINFMANAPLSKRDTLTRIKVRTSQPGVKVHGPDGVHPGVVAE is encoded by the coding sequence ATGATTACTTTTCGCCGTGCATTGCTTGTTTCTTCCTTAGCCGCACTCGTTGCGGTTCCGATGTTCGCTCAGGAGATGCCGTCCGAAGGACCGCTACCCACCTCCGCGCTCATTAACGCCGAATCAAAGAACGGTGTTCCGCTCGATCCTGCCATGTTGACTCTGGAGATTAATGGTCATGGGACGCCTCTTACTGGTGTGACTCCCGTTCATCCGGGTGGCACGCAGTTGGCGATCCTGATCGACGATGGTCTGCGGGGCTCTTTCGGCCTGCAACTGCCGGACCTGAAGAAGTTCATCAATGACCTGCCGCCCGGTGTACAGGTGATGGTCGGTTATATGCGCAATGGAACGGTGCAGGGAACCGGCTTTACGACCGACCACGCAGCGGCCACCAGCGTGCTGCGTTTGCCCATCTCCGCGCCGGGTGTCGATTCGAGCCCATACTTCTGCCTTTCGGAGATCTCCAAGCACTGGCCGTCGAACAAGCCCGCCGCGCGCTTTGTGATGATGATTACCAACGGTGTCGATCCCTATAACGGCAGCACCTCGATCCTGAATCAGGACAGTCCCTATGTCCAGACTGCCCAGGAAGACGCCCAGCGTGCTGGTGTAGCCGTCTACTCGATTGCGTTTACAGAAGCCGGTATGCGCGGTCGGCGGGGAAGCTTCAGCGGTCAGAGCTATCTGAGCCAGGTTGCCGAGGCTACGGGTGGCCGTTCCTTCTACCAGGGTTTTGGCAATCCCGTCTCCCTGGGGCCGTTCCTTGATGATTTCCGTAAGGCGATCAACGAGAGCTACACCATCAACTTCATGGCGAATGCACCCCTCTCGAAGCGCGATACGCTCACCCGTATCAAGGTGAGAACCAGCCAGCCTGGGGTCAAGGTCCATGGACCGGATGGTGTCCATCCGGGTGTTGTGGCGGAGTAA
- a CDS encoding Orn/Lys/Arg family decarboxylase translates to MSEGRWVLLIASEVGGTDSVSDRAMERLVEAIGKEGYEVVRTSTPEDGLSLVTSDPSHSAILLDWDLEGENQFDERAALKILRAVRRRNKKIPIFLIADRTLVSELPLEVVKQVHEYIHLFGDTPAFIANRVDFAVERYHEQLLPPYFRELKKYTDQGAYSWDAPGHMGGVAYLKHPIGMEFHKFFGENIMRSDLGISTSPLGSWLDHIGPPGESERNAARIFGADWTFFVLGGSSTSNQIVGHGVIAQDDIVLADANCHKSICHSLTITGARPVYFKPTRNGYGMIGLVPIKRFSPENVQALIDKSPFCAGAPVKKATYAVVTNSTYDGLCYDVNRVVEELAKSVPRIHFDEAWYAYAKFHEIYRGRFAMGVPDEIPDRPTIFSVQSTHKMLAAFSMASMVHIKLSQRAPLDYDQFNESFMMHGTTSPFYPLIASLDVAAAMMDEPAGPTLMSETLQDAISFRKAMSSVAHRLRAAEQGWFFRLYQPEYVFDPLDGETYLFEEAADGLLTNRSSCWTLKPGEDWHGYQDEDIADDYCMLDPSKVTILTPGVNAQGVVSDWGIPAAILTEFLDGRRVEIARTGDYTVLVLFSVGTSKGKWGALLENLFEFKRLYDSEAPLEEALPELVLKYPARYRNVTLKELSDEMHMVMQQLNLSGLVNAACDEDFDPVLTPAQTYQKLLRGETEKIKFSEMAGRIAAVMLVPYPPGIPMSMPGERLGGPESPVIRLIMAMEEFGKRFPGFERETHGIEADANGEYWMRAVIETPNGKRNGRNKQRPPSSAPPVKRRKKTIPLPGDDSPLEPGAPVKISPER, encoded by the coding sequence ATGAGCGAAGGCCGCTGGGTATTGTTGATTGCGAGTGAGGTGGGTGGCACGGATTCCGTTTCGGATCGTGCCATGGAGCGTTTGGTCGAAGCCATTGGAAAAGAAGGTTACGAAGTTGTCAGGACTTCGACGCCTGAAGATGGATTATCGCTGGTAACCTCGGATCCCTCGCATAGCGCGATTTTGCTGGACTGGGACCTCGAAGGGGAGAACCAGTTCGACGAACGCGCCGCGCTCAAGATCCTCCGCGCCGTTCGCCGCCGCAATAAGAAGATCCCGATCTTTCTGATTGCGGACCGTACGCTTGTCAGCGAACTGCCGCTGGAGGTCGTCAAGCAGGTGCATGAGTACATCCACCTCTTCGGCGATACACCCGCGTTCATCGCCAACCGCGTGGACTTCGCGGTCGAGCGCTATCACGAGCAGTTGCTGCCTCCTTACTTCCGCGAACTCAAGAAGTACACCGACCAGGGTGCATACTCGTGGGACGCGCCAGGGCATATGGGCGGCGTCGCCTACCTGAAGCACCCGATCGGCATGGAGTTCCACAAGTTCTTCGGCGAAAACATCATGCGGTCCGATCTCGGCATTTCGACCTCGCCGTTGGGATCGTGGCTGGACCATATCGGGCCTCCGGGAGAGAGCGAACGCAACGCTGCCCGCATCTTCGGCGCCGACTGGACGTTCTTCGTGCTGGGCGGTTCGTCCACCTCCAACCAGATTGTGGGCCACGGCGTAATCGCGCAGGACGACATCGTGCTCGCTGACGCGAACTGCCATAAGTCGATCTGCCACTCGCTTACGATTACTGGTGCGCGTCCGGTGTACTTCAAGCCCACGCGCAATGGCTACGGCATGATCGGGCTCGTCCCCATCAAGCGCTTCAGCCCGGAGAACGTCCAGGCGTTGATCGATAAGAGTCCCTTCTGCGCCGGTGCGCCGGTGAAGAAGGCGACCTATGCGGTCGTCACGAATTCGACCTACGACGGCCTCTGCTATGACGTGAATCGCGTTGTCGAAGAGCTGGCCAAGAGCGTTCCGCGCATCCACTTCGACGAGGCCTGGTACGCCTACGCCAAGTTCCACGAGATCTATCGTGGACGCTTCGCCATGGGAGTTCCGGATGAGATTCCCGATCGTCCGACCATCTTTTCCGTGCAGTCCACGCACAAGATGCTGGCAGCGTTCTCGATGGCGTCGATGGTGCACATCAAGCTCAGCCAGCGCGCACCACTGGACTATGACCAGTTCAACGAGTCGTTCATGATGCATGGGACGACCTCGCCGTTCTATCCGCTGATCGCTTCGCTCGACGTCGCAGCAGCCATGATGGACGAGCCTGCCGGCCCCACGCTGATGAGCGAGACGCTGCAGGATGCGATCAGCTTCCGCAAGGCCATGTCGTCGGTGGCACACCGTCTGCGCGCTGCGGAGCAGGGTTGGTTCTTCCGGCTCTATCAGCCGGAGTACGTCTTCGATCCGCTCGACGGTGAGACCTACCTGTTTGAGGAAGCTGCCGATGGTTTGCTGACGAATCGTTCCAGTTGCTGGACTCTAAAGCCCGGCGAAGACTGGCATGGCTATCAGGATGAGGACATCGCGGACGACTATTGCATGCTCGATCCGTCGAAGGTGACGATCCTTACGCCGGGTGTCAACGCACAGGGAGTGGTCAGCGATTGGGGCATTCCCGCGGCGATCCTCACGGAGTTCCTGGATGGCCGCCGCGTCGAGATCGCGCGCACCGGTGACTACACCGTGCTGGTGCTGTTCTCGGTCGGAACCAGTAAAGGGAAGTGGGGCGCGCTGCTCGAGAACCTCTTCGAGTTCAAGCGGCTCTACGACAGCGAAGCTCCGCTGGAAGAGGCATTGCCTGAACTGGTGCTGAAGTATCCGGCGCGTTACCGCAACGTGACGCTGAAAGAGCTGAGCGATGAGATGCACATGGTGATGCAGCAGCTCAATCTCTCGGGCCTGGTGAACGCGGCGTGCGACGAGGACTTCGATCCAGTTCTTACGCCGGCACAGACGTACCAGAAGCTCCTGCGCGGCGAGACGGAGAAGATCAAGTTCTCGGAGATGGCAGGCCGCATCGCTGCCGTGATGCTGGTGCCGTACCCGCCGGGCATTCCGATGAGTATGCCGGGCGAACGTCTCGGAGGCCCGGAGAGCCCCGTCATCCGCCTGATTATGGCGATGGAGGAGTTCGGCAAGCGCTTCCCGGGCTTCGAACGCGAGACGCACGGCATCGAGGCTGATGCGAATGGCGAGTACTGGATGCGTGCTGTGATCGAGACTCCCAATGGGAAGCGCAACGGCCGGAATAAACAGCGTCCGCCAAGCTCCGCGCCACCGGTGAAGCGGAGGAAGAAGACGATTCCGCTTCCGGGGGATGATTCACCTCTGGAGCCTGGCGCGCCGGTAAAGATCTCGCCGGAACGGTAG
- a CDS encoding VOC family protein codes for MTYPGFVDHLVFRVSGLDRTERFYQALLGQPLERAEDSLLYVVGDTRLFFTSTVENHAGMQDKERVGLNHIAFGVRSLAELEAIQTQLDSSGISHSGLKLDQYGLKEFIWLDDPDGLRIEFYLRPE; via the coding sequence ATGACCTATCCCGGATTTGTCGACCATCTGGTCTTCCGCGTCTCAGGGCTCGATAGGACGGAGCGTTTTTACCAGGCACTTCTCGGCCAACCCCTTGAAAGAGCTGAAGATAGCCTTCTGTACGTGGTAGGCGACACTCGTCTGTTTTTCACGAGTACGGTCGAGAACCACGCAGGAATGCAGGACAAGGAACGCGTCGGCTTGAATCACATCGCCTTCGGCGTTCGCAGTCTTGCGGAACTTGAAGCCATTCAGACACAACTGGACAGCTCCGGAATCTCGCATAGCGGATTGAAGCTGGACCAGTATGGTTTGAAGGAATTTATCTGGCTGGACGATCCCGACGGCTTGCGCATCGAGTTCTATCTGCGTCCCGAGTAA
- a CDS encoding B12-binding domain-containing radical SAM protein translates to MSVHLINPSDNSFGTAVITPRWLFVLAAATPQIAGDPILVDESLEQVVPESIQAGDIVGISVHTGNALRGYEVGRMARGRGAWVVYGGIHATLFPEEAFERGEAHAVVKGDGDIAWGKAVVDCLAGTPERIYEGGRIDGDQFLAARWDLMPPEKYMWASVQTIRGCPKHCSFCSVWRTDGQQPRQRRFQSVIDEIVDLRRLGFRFIALADDNFYPVTLTDLRLAREQNNTAKVDELMAIRTERFQLMEELAKLPKDMVFFTQITMEAGEDGEYLDAMRKANIKGALVGVEAVTPEGLKAVFKDFNYSGDALAKQLQTFKKHGVHVLGSFIFGLPTDKPATFDATVEMALKAGVTFAQFVMMTPFPGTIDFGRWEKEQAKDPTMVGDVPITRYWLIPTAVRPKMFTPHPSMSSDEIRERTQKVWDRFYNWSAIWQRSACTPNLKSRVAFMFLSKLYRQMYAGTGISTDSARRKKSKSWARWTARQCKKLFQAKPMPELQSPVWALPSTVKLLRTALVAGMPQETPFVVLPRE, encoded by the coding sequence TTGAGCGTCCATCTTATAAACCCTAGCGACAACTCTTTTGGTACTGCCGTCATTACCCCCAGATGGCTGTTTGTATTGGCTGCGGCAACGCCGCAAATAGCAGGGGATCCCATCCTTGTCGACGAATCCCTGGAGCAGGTTGTTCCGGAGAGCATTCAGGCCGGAGACATCGTCGGCATCAGCGTTCATACCGGCAATGCGCTGCGTGGATACGAAGTGGGCCGCATGGCCCGTGGCCGCGGCGCCTGGGTGGTATACGGCGGCATTCACGCTACGCTCTTTCCCGAAGAGGCCTTCGAGCGTGGTGAAGCGCACGCTGTTGTAAAGGGCGATGGCGATATCGCCTGGGGCAAGGCCGTTGTCGATTGCCTGGCGGGCACGCCGGAGCGGATCTATGAGGGCGGCCGCATCGATGGTGACCAGTTCCTCGCAGCGCGCTGGGACCTGATGCCTCCTGAGAAATATATGTGGGCCTCGGTGCAGACGATTCGCGGATGCCCGAAGCACTGCTCATTTTGCAGCGTCTGGCGGACCGATGGACAGCAGCCGCGGCAGCGCCGGTTCCAGAGTGTGATCGATGAGATCGTCGATCTGCGACGTCTTGGTTTCCGGTTTATTGCCCTGGCCGACGACAACTTCTACCCGGTAACGCTGACCGATCTGCGCCTCGCCCGTGAACAGAACAACACTGCCAAGGTCGACGAGTTGATGGCGATCCGCACGGAGCGCTTTCAGCTCATGGAAGAGCTGGCGAAGCTGCCGAAGGACATGGTGTTCTTCACGCAGATCACGATGGAGGCTGGAGAAGACGGCGAGTATCTCGACGCCATGCGGAAGGCCAACATCAAGGGGGCGCTTGTAGGCGTGGAAGCCGTGACTCCGGAAGGTCTCAAGGCTGTCTTCAAGGACTTCAACTACTCCGGCGACGCCTTGGCGAAGCAGTTGCAGACATTCAAGAAGCATGGTGTGCACGTTCTCGGCTCGTTTATCTTCGGGCTTCCGACCGATAAACCGGCTACCTTTGACGCCACGGTAGAGATGGCTTTGAAGGCCGGTGTAACCTTCGCCCAGTTCGTGATGATGACGCCGTTCCCCGGAACGATCGATTTTGGACGCTGGGAGAAGGAGCAGGCCAAGGACCCCACGATGGTGGGCGATGTGCCGATCACGCGCTACTGGCTGATTCCAACGGCAGTCCGTCCCAAGATGTTCACACCCCATCCTTCGATGAGCTCGGACGAGATTCGCGAGCGGACGCAGAAGGTCTGGGACAGGTTCTACAACTGGAGCGCGATCTGGCAGCGGTCTGCCTGCACGCCGAACCTGAAGTCCAGGGTCGCGTTCATGTTCCTCTCCAAGCTCTATCGGCAGATGTATGCCGGGACGGGAATCTCCACGGACAGCGCTCGCCGTAAGAAGTCCAAGTCGTGGGCGCGCTGGACGGCAAGACAGTGCAAGAAGCTGTTCCAGGCAAAGCCGATGCCGGAACTGCAGTCGCCTGTATGGGCACTGCCCTCGACAGTGAAACTGCTGCGGACGGCGTTAGTGGCAGGAATGCCGCAAGAGACACCGTTTGTGGTGTTGCCAAGGGAGTAA
- a CDS encoding glycosyltransferase family 2 protein codes for MPRYSIVVPFHNEEENVTKLYDRVKDVMEHVNASFEMVFVDDGSRDRTYRLLEEIAAVDSRVLLVKLRRNFGQTSALAAGFDHSSGEYVLAMDGDLQHDPNEIPTFLAKLEEGYDVVSGWRAQRGDNMVMRRIPSRIANWLMAKLSGVDIHDFGTTFKAYRREVIHNIPLYGEMHRFIPALASWYGASICEIPISNPAREAGQSHYGISRTFRVFFDLLTIRFLLKYMTRPLHFFGSIGALAMVSGGGIATWLLIYKLISGHAVAGEHAPWFIIAGVLILAGIQLIGVGLLGELQVRHFFTQTQRTPYTVDRVVRMKPSEESLLH; via the coding sequence GTGCCCAGGTATTCCATTGTCGTCCCGTTTCATAACGAAGAAGAGAACGTAACGAAGCTCTATGACCGCGTAAAGGACGTGATGGAACACGTCAACGCGAGTTTTGAGATGGTCTTCGTCGATGACGGTTCTCGCGATCGCACCTACCGCCTGCTGGAGGAGATCGCCGCCGTCGATTCACGTGTATTGCTGGTCAAGCTGCGCCGGAACTTCGGCCAGACGTCGGCGCTGGCTGCTGGTTTCGACCACTCCTCCGGGGAGTATGTCCTGGCGATGGACGGCGATCTGCAGCATGATCCCAACGAGATTCCGACGTTTCTCGCCAAGCTGGAAGAGGGCTACGACGTCGTCAGTGGATGGCGTGCGCAGCGGGGCGACAACATGGTGATGCGGCGGATTCCGTCGCGCATCGCCAATTGGTTGATGGCGAAGCTCTCGGGTGTGGATATCCACGACTTCGGCACGACGTTCAAGGCCTATCGCCGCGAGGTGATCCACAATATTCCGCTGTACGGGGAGATGCACCGCTTCATCCCCGCGCTGGCGAGCTGGTACGGTGCGAGCATCTGTGAGATTCCGATCTCGAATCCGGCACGCGAAGCGGGGCAGAGCCACTATGGCATCTCGCGCACATTCCGGGTGTTCTTCGATCTGCTGACCATTCGATTTCTGCTCAAGTACATGACGCGCCCGCTGCACTTTTTCGGAAGCATCGGCGCGCTCGCTATGGTTTCAGGCGGGGGCATCGCGACGTGGCTGCTGATCTACAAGCTGATCTCAGGTCATGCTGTTGCGGGGGAACATGCACCCTGGTTCATCATCGCCGGTGTGCTGATTCTGGCAGGCATTCAACTCATCGGGGTCGGCTTGCTCGGCGAACTCCAGGTGCGGCACTTCTTTACGCAGACGCAGCGCACGCCCTATACGGTGGACCGCGTCGTGCGGATGAAGCCCTCAGAAGAAAGCCTGCTGCACTGA
- a CDS encoding TonB-dependent receptor, with translation MLSLSSLGRPVARLSLRAGRRRRSACALLLLAAFGTAAHAVIVRGHVTDVLGRPVPGARVQLIESGKVSAIAYSEEDGSYEIRYAGAGRFILLGSIRGFFPSIGEDFYSGTTDVLEKDVVMATNTVRQEVSVAATGIPTPLPQLTAPVSVIQGETLDTRLGVVDEMRQIPGAFLVQTGQTGGVTSLFLRGGNSTANLVMIDGVPADDVGGTFDFGTVSSTAVGRMELLRGPDSAMYGTDAGSSVISIETPRGTTAVPLLTYSGDAGNLHTWRNEATLSGTLQKFDYFGAVSRLDTSNALQLDRYHSVTSALNLGYDINGNTQVRFTIRNADSATGVPGPHDFWGISDDSKLGDQDLYSGLTLENRYKGNWHNLFRYSIARKREQQQQFGQQGTPITFEQGQPDQYTAYFGPVVTIRGANGYTATGQTEVYGDNTDQDSNRDQLYYQSDYSFSRHFIGLFGFRYDNERGSFNDADIFEHEKTQRTNFEYNLQFQGEFFSRLFYSAGGAVEKNHLYGIAGTPRLGLTYVPVRPSGKLFHGTRLRANFATGVQEPTLAIEFQSLYTQLLNAGDTADIALYHVTPQSAQRSRTYDVGIDQNILGEKLTLKAGYFHNVFDRQLEGVGNAALAQYFNLNINPGVGLYEAYLNSLAYRAQGEEIELAWQPKPSVLVRGGYTNLDSRVLQSFASDAVAAAEGTPTENPNLAGIAIGAESPLVGARPFRRAPSTGYFDAQYMRRKFTVALKGALASRSDDSTYLGYSDATGGNTLLLPNHDLDFGYVKLDLGMTYAMPHHLLFFTQIDNLLNNQHIGPIGYPGLPLTFRSGLKIRLGGN, from the coding sequence ATGCTTTCTCTTTCTTCACTGGGCCGCCCCGTGGCCAGGTTGTCTTTACGCGCCGGTCGCCGGCGCCGATCCGCCTGTGCCCTCCTTCTGCTCGCTGCATTTGGAACCGCGGCCCATGCCGTTATCGTGCGCGGTCATGTGACCGATGTGCTGGGCAGGCCCGTGCCTGGAGCCCGTGTGCAGCTCATCGAGTCGGGTAAGGTGTCGGCCATCGCGTATTCGGAGGAAGATGGGTCCTATGAGATTCGCTATGCGGGTGCTGGCCGGTTCATCCTGCTGGGCTCGATAAGGGGATTTTTCCCTTCCATCGGCGAAGACTTCTATAGCGGAACGACGGATGTCCTGGAGAAGGATGTCGTGATGGCGACGAATACGGTGCGCCAGGAGGTCTCCGTGGCGGCGACGGGCATTCCGACGCCTCTGCCGCAGCTCACAGCTCCGGTTAGCGTCATCCAGGGAGAGACGCTCGATACACGCCTTGGTGTGGTCGATGAGATGCGTCAGATCCCGGGAGCCTTCCTGGTACAGACGGGCCAGACAGGCGGGGTGACTTCGTTATTTCTGCGTGGCGGCAACTCGACCGCAAACCTGGTGATGATCGATGGAGTCCCTGCCGACGATGTAGGCGGCACCTTCGACTTTGGCACGGTCAGTTCGACGGCGGTGGGCCGCATGGAGCTGCTTCGGGGGCCGGATTCGGCAATGTATGGAACGGACGCCGGATCGAGCGTGATCTCAATCGAGACACCGCGCGGTACGACGGCGGTCCCCCTGTTGACTTACTCGGGCGATGCGGGCAACCTGCACACCTGGCGTAATGAGGCGACGCTGAGTGGAACGCTGCAGAAGTTCGACTACTTTGGCGCCGTGTCGCGACTCGATACGTCGAATGCGCTGCAGCTCGACCGGTATCACTCTGTGACGTCGGCGCTCAACCTTGGCTACGACATCAACGGCAATACGCAGGTGCGGTTTACGATCCGCAACGCGGATTCGGCGACCGGTGTGCCCGGACCGCATGATTTCTGGGGAATCTCGGACGACAGCAAGCTGGGGGATCAGGACCTGTACTCAGGGCTGACCCTCGAGAACCGCTACAAGGGAAATTGGCACAATCTGTTCCGCTACAGCATCGCCCGCAAGCGCGAGCAGCAACAGCAGTTCGGCCAGCAGGGAACCCCCATCACGTTCGAACAGGGGCAGCCCGATCAGTACACCGCGTACTTCGGTCCGGTAGTCACGATTCGGGGAGCGAATGGCTATACGGCTACAGGGCAGACGGAAGTGTATGGCGACAATACCGATCAGGATTCCAATCGCGACCAGCTCTATTACCAGAGCGACTATAGCTTCTCGCGGCATTTCATCGGGCTATTCGGGTTCCGCTACGACAACGAGCGCGGCAGCTTCAACGACGCCGATATCTTTGAGCATGAGAAGACGCAACGTACCAACTTCGAGTACAACCTCCAGTTCCAGGGTGAGTTCTTCAGCCGGCTGTTCTACTCGGCTGGCGGTGCGGTAGAGAAGAACCATCTTTATGGCATTGCAGGGACGCCCCGGCTGGGGCTGACCTATGTTCCGGTACGCCCGTCGGGCAAGCTCTTCCACGGCACACGGCTGCGTGCCAACTTCGCGACCGGCGTGCAGGAGCCGACGCTGGCGATCGAGTTCCAGAGTCTGTATACGCAGCTGCTGAACGCCGGCGATACGGCGGATATTGCGCTGTATCACGTTACACCGCAGTCGGCGCAGCGCTCCCGGACCTACGATGTGGGGATCGACCAGAACATTCTCGGCGAGAAGCTGACGCTGAAGGCCGGCTATTTTCACAATGTCTTCGACCGGCAGCTTGAGGGCGTCGGCAATGCTGCGCTGGCGCAGTACTTCAACCTGAATATCAATCCGGGTGTCGGGCTCTATGAGGCGTATCTGAACTCGCTGGCGTACCGCGCGCAGGGCGAAGAGATCGAACTGGCGTGGCAGCCCAAGCCGAGCGTGCTGGTACGCGGCGGCTATACGAACCTCGATTCGAGGGTGCTGCAGTCGTTCGCCTCTGACGCGGTGGCAGCCGCCGAAGGGACTCCGACCGAGAACCCGAATCTGGCGGGAATCGCGATTGGGGCGGAGAGTCCGCTGGTTGGGGCAAGGCCCTTTCGGCGAGCGCCCAGCACGGGCTATTTCGATGCGCAGTACATGCGGCGGAAGTTTACCGTGGCGCTCAAGGGCGCGTTGGCCAGCCGCAGCGACGACTCTACGTACCTGGGTTATTCCGACGCCACCGGCGGCAACACGCTTCTTCTGCCCAACCACGACCTGGATTTCGGCTATGTGAAGCTCGACCTGGGAATGACCTACGCGATGCCTCACCACCTGCTTTTCTTCACGCAGATCGACAATCTATTGAATAACCAGCACATCGGGCCGATCGGCTATCCTGGGCTTCCGCTGACCTTTCGGTCGGGCCTGAAGATCCGGTTGGGTGGCAATTAG
- a CDS encoding inner membrane CreD family protein: MSTIFPPQPATPIASLKSRSMGTKFFLLFALAVLMSLPGFFVDSLADSRAEQRGAVTTYSNGTPQPPHTVLGIKMADSYRSIHRSLRYITLFLGLVFITYFLFEVTAKKRVHPGQYALVGVAQTIFYLLLLSLSELVGFDLGFLIAGAATVLLFSMNTAWLFVSRKLGLRALGVFSLLYAFIYVLLRLENYALLVGSCASFASIAATMYFTRNIDWYSPGGNDSPAPAGAPATTHESWLK; this comes from the coding sequence ATGAGCACCATCTTTCCGCCGCAACCTGCAACTCCAATCGCCAGTCTTAAGTCGCGTTCTATGGGAACGAAGTTTTTCTTGTTATTTGCCCTGGCAGTGCTGATGAGCCTTCCTGGCTTCTTCGTCGACAGCCTTGCGGATAGCCGCGCCGAACAGAGAGGCGCGGTAACCACCTACAGCAATGGAACACCTCAGCCGCCGCACACAGTACTCGGCATCAAGATGGCGGACTCCTACCGCTCTATCCATCGCTCGCTCAGGTACATCACTTTATTTCTGGGATTGGTGTTCATTACGTATTTTCTTTTCGAGGTCACGGCAAAAAAGCGGGTCCACCCTGGGCAATATGCGCTGGTCGGTGTGGCGCAGACCATCTTCTACCTGCTGTTGCTTTCGTTATCGGAGTTGGTTGGGTTTGACCTTGGATTCCTGATCGCCGGGGCAGCGACGGTGCTGCTCTTTTCCATGAATACCGCATGGCTGTTTGTGAGCCGCAAGCTGGGCCTGCGAGCTCTGGGCGTGTTCAGCCTGCTCTATGCCTTTATCTACGTGCTGCTGAGGCTGGAGAACTATGCGCTCCTAGTCGGCTCCTGCGCGAGCTTTGCCTCCATCGCTGCGACGATGTACTTTACGCGGAACATCGACTGGTACAGCCCCGGCGGCAACGATTCGCCAGCTCCTGCAGGGGCTCCAGCGACCACACACGAATCCTGGTTGAAATGA